The Candidatus Effluviviaceae Genus V sp. genome segment GGCCTCGTCGGGACCGATCGTGTAGTATCCACCGATCGGCGCCAGCAGGACATCGACGTTCCCGATCTCGGAGGCCTCCTCAGGCGAAAGCTCGTGTCCCAGGTCGCCGAGGTGGCCGACCGTGAGACCGTCGACCTCCATGACGTAGACCGTGTTCCGGCCCCGCTCCTGGCCCCTGGTCTCGTCGTGGTAGGTCGAGTATCCGCGGATGGCCACGTCCTGCACGGTCTTCGGCTCGGTCCCACGGATGATCTCCGGCGAGCCCGTCACCGTGTCGACCGCGTTGTGGTCCGCGTGGTCGTGGCTGACTGTGACGATGTCGGCGCGCTCCGAGATCGGCTCGTATCCCACGGCACCATCATAGGAGCCCGCTTCGAACGGATCGGTGATGACGCGGGTCCCGCTCTTCGACTCGATCAGAAATGACGCATGTCCTAGCCAGGTGATTCTCATTCTGTCGACTCTCCTCCTCATCCACGACCCTGCCGACGGTGCGGTATCACCTTACAATGAAAACAGGGACGCCACGCGAGGTGTGGTTCGCCCCGCTGCGTCCCTGCGATTCGTTCCGATCCGGCGCTCCGACGTACTCCCCGGTGGTTCGGCCGGCGGTTGGTCCTCGCCCAGGCCTTCGCCACCCACGTCGTCGCTACGCGATCCTCGTCCGGGCATGGTCGGCACGCTACTGAACGCTCACGCGCTTCCTGTTGCGCCCCCAGCGCTCGAACTGGACGTGACCGTCCTTGAGCGCGAAGAGCGTATCGTCTCCACCCTTCCCGACGTTCTCGCCGGGGTAGAACTTCGTCCCGCGCTGCTTGAGGATGATCGTACCAGCTCGTACGAACTCGCCTCCGTAGCGCTTGACCCCGAGGCGCTGCGCGTTGGAGTCGCGACCGTTCCTTGAACTGCCGACGCCCTTCTTGTGTGCCACGAAAAACCTCCTGAGAACGAGTCCCCGGCGGCGTCAGGACGCCTGGATGCCCTTGATCCTGAGCTCGGTGAAGTCCTGCCGGTGACCCTGCGTCTTCTGGTAGCCCTTTCTGCGCTTCTTCTTGTAGACGATGATCTTCGGGCGGCGCCCGTGCGAGACGACCTCGGCGTCGACCGCAGCCCCCTCGAC includes the following:
- a CDS encoding MBL fold metallo-hydrolase gives rise to the protein MRITWLGHASFLIESKSGTRVITDPFEAGSYDGAVGYEPISERADIVTVSHDHADHNAVDTVTGSPEIIRGTEPKTVQDVAIRGYSTYHDETRGQERGRNTVYVMEVDGLTVGHLGDLGHELSPEEASEIGNVDVLLAPIGGYYTIGPDEAKKAAEALGARVIIPMHYKTEALGFPIQPVDDFLKLMENVDRAGGRTVELDTENLPEPPRVVVLDYE
- the rpmA gene encoding 50S ribosomal protein L27, producing the protein MAHKKGVGSSRNGRDSNAQRLGVKRYGGEFVRAGTIILKQRGTKFYPGENVGKGGDDTLFALKDGHVQFERWGRNRKRVSVQ